A genome region from Nocardiopsis exhalans includes the following:
- a CDS encoding carbohydrate ABC transporter permease: MSRTSAASGAAGTADVRGATAYGLARTAPPRPRSRHRRGVGFIVGRVLLYLMLAALLIPVLFPVYYVFVGTLMEPRELSTFPPRLLPTGVHFENVQGALAAVPLLRMYTNSLVMAGIITVCQLFTSALAAYAFVFLRFRGSAVIFALFLSTLMVPAEATFIPNYLTLTGWGLGDTYAGLVLPFLAYAFGTFLLRQSFKQFPRELYDAARIDGMGHLRFLWTILLPLSKPALTAVGMYVFITSWNMYFWPLIITRSTEMQTLQIGLNSLKAGEAANPGLVLAGAALSVIPTLALVVFGQRFIVRGLTAGAIK; the protein is encoded by the coding sequence ATGAGCCGAACCTCCGCCGCGTCCGGAGCCGCGGGCACCGCGGACGTCCGCGGTGCCACCGCCTACGGACTCGCCCGCACCGCGCCCCCGCGCCCCCGCTCGCGCCACCGGCGCGGGGTCGGATTCATCGTCGGCCGCGTCCTGCTTTACCTCATGCTGGCCGCACTGCTCATCCCGGTGCTGTTCCCCGTGTACTACGTGTTCGTGGGGACCCTCATGGAGCCCCGCGAACTCTCCACGTTCCCGCCGCGGCTGCTGCCCACCGGTGTGCACTTCGAGAACGTCCAGGGCGCGCTGGCCGCCGTCCCGCTTCTGCGCATGTACACGAACTCGCTGGTCATGGCCGGAATCATCACGGTCTGCCAGCTGTTCACCTCGGCCCTGGCCGCGTACGCGTTCGTGTTCCTGCGCTTCCGGGGCAGCGCGGTGATCTTCGCGCTGTTCCTGTCCACGCTCATGGTCCCCGCCGAGGCGACCTTCATCCCGAACTACCTCACCCTCACCGGGTGGGGGCTCGGCGACACCTATGCCGGGCTGGTCCTGCCCTTCCTGGCCTACGCGTTCGGCACCTTCCTGCTGCGCCAGAGCTTCAAACAGTTCCCGCGCGAGCTGTACGACGCCGCGCGCATCGACGGCATGGGACACCTCAGATTCCTGTGGACCATCCTGCTACCGCTGAGCAAACCGGCCCTGACCGCCGTCGGCATGTACGTGTTCATCACCAGCTGGAACATGTACTTCTGGCCGCTGATCATCACCCGCAGCACCGAGATGCAGACCCTGCAGATCGGTCTGAACAGCCTCAAGGCGGGGGAGGCGGCCAACCCCGGCCTCGTCCTGGCGGGCGCGGCCCTGTCCGTCATCCCCACCCTCGCCCTCGTGGTCTTCGGGCAGCGCTTTATCGTCCGGGGCCTGACCGCGGGCGCTATCAAGTAG
- a CDS encoding Rieske (2Fe-2S) protein, with amino-acid sequence MCDCRKPPAESVSVVPEVTRRSVFGVAGGGAVVGVVTACGGGEDTANGGDPTGSGNGADDAAPGDVDAPIASTDEVPVGEGAVFSEHEVVVTQPEEGTFRAFSTRCTHEGCPVDQVSDGQIQCPCHGSRFSIEDGSPVEGPAESPLEEIRIRVDGDSIVLA; translated from the coding sequence ATGTGTGACTGCCGCAAACCCCCCGCCGAGTCGGTGTCCGTCGTGCCGGAGGTGACCAGGCGCTCCGTGTTCGGGGTCGCCGGGGGCGGGGCCGTGGTCGGGGTGGTCACCGCCTGCGGCGGGGGTGAGGACACCGCGAACGGCGGGGACCCGACAGGCAGCGGGAACGGCGCGGACGACGCCGCCCCCGGGGACGTCGACGCCCCGATCGCCAGCACGGACGAGGTCCCCGTGGGCGAGGGTGCCGTCTTCAGCGAGCACGAGGTGGTCGTGACACAGCCCGAGGAGGGCACCTTCCGCGCCTTCTCCACCAGGTGCACGCACGAGGGCTGCCCGGTCGACCAGGTCTCCGACGGGCAGATCCAGTGCCCCTGCCACGGCAGCCGCTTCTCGATCGAGGACGGCTCCCCCGTCGAGGGCCCCGCGGAGAGCCCGCTGGAGGAGATTCGGATCCGCGTCGACGGCGACTCCATCGTGCTGGCCTGA
- a CDS encoding glycosyltransferase, which yields MVIGDGAVRGTRAAGAGLRGRAPRPLIRCNDYSVLEPPPLGGWDPVLSVSVVVPAYGGQEKLDLTLASLAAQSYPGHLMEVVVVDDGSEPALVLPPIRPENTRLVTAPAHGWGPGHAVQAGVEATEAPVVMRLDADMVADREHVEAHLRWHHLADYLAVTGRVVFTDAPDTGLTATGMRDRVEDGSAADFLGPGNTMEWVSEVLESTDGLRTAGHRAWEVFTGATASVRRELFESAGGMDPAMAMGEDSELGYRLSQRGAVFVPEPVAVGWHLGCPTTERRGAAAVRFGRPFKENRIPRQGSRRDSPRRTWQVPFVDVVVDTVGRRFDDVSETVDALLGGDTADIRVRLVGEWGRVTPGRHGTVDDPAVDVRLVHENYRCEPRVEFVESEPAPDPDVPFRLMVSPGSLSRPGAVRALTGAADREGAGLVLLRSAGRGRGEALRLERTAAFARARHLGAGAGERDALVAQLWGLHLMDRDEVLIAHGESGERPPKDWHKKMLKAERNEERWRMEAERWERRIRALTGGRLSRLLLAVRRG from the coding sequence ATGGTGATCGGTGACGGAGCGGTGCGGGGTACGAGGGCTGCCGGTGCCGGGTTGAGGGGACGCGCTCCGCGTCCGTTGATCCGGTGTAACGACTATTCGGTGTTGGAGCCGCCGCCGTTGGGTGGTTGGGATCCGGTGTTGTCGGTGAGTGTGGTGGTTCCGGCTTATGGCGGTCAGGAGAAGTTGGACCTGACGTTGGCGTCGTTGGCGGCGCAGAGTTATCCGGGTCACCTGATGGAGGTCGTGGTGGTGGATGACGGTAGTGAGCCCGCGTTGGTGCTCCCGCCGATCCGCCCCGAGAACACGCGACTGGTCACCGCCCCCGCACACGGATGGGGCCCGGGACACGCGGTTCAGGCCGGGGTCGAGGCCACGGAGGCGCCCGTCGTCATGAGGTTGGACGCCGACATGGTCGCCGATCGCGAGCACGTGGAGGCGCACCTGCGCTGGCACCACCTTGCTGATTACCTCGCCGTCACGGGCAGGGTCGTCTTCACGGACGCTCCGGACACCGGGCTCACCGCCACCGGGATGCGTGATCGGGTGGAGGACGGCTCGGCCGCGGACTTCCTGGGGCCGGGGAACACCATGGAATGGGTGTCCGAGGTGTTGGAGTCCACTGATGGCCTCCGGACGGCAGGGCACCGGGCCTGGGAGGTCTTCACCGGGGCCACGGCCTCTGTGCGGCGTGAGCTTTTCGAGAGCGCCGGAGGGATGGATCCGGCGATGGCGATGGGAGAGGACAGCGAACTCGGGTACCGGTTGTCCCAGCGGGGCGCGGTGTTCGTTCCGGAGCCCGTCGCGGTCGGATGGCACCTGGGGTGTCCGACCACGGAGCGGCGCGGGGCCGCCGCGGTCCGTTTCGGCCGCCCGTTCAAGGAGAACCGGATCCCCCGGCAGGGGAGTCGTAGGGATTCGCCTCGGCGGACCTGGCAGGTGCCGTTCGTCGACGTGGTGGTCGACACGGTCGGCCGCAGGTTCGACGACGTCTCGGAGACGGTGGACGCTCTGTTGGGTGGGGACACCGCCGACATCCGTGTCCGGTTGGTGGGGGAGTGGGGTCGGGTCACGCCGGGGCGGCACGGCACGGTCGACGATCCGGCGGTGGACGTGCGGCTGGTGCACGAGAACTACCGGTGCGAGCCCCGGGTGGAGTTCGTCGAGTCCGAACCGGCCCCTGACCCGGACGTGCCCTTCCGGCTGATGGTCTCTCCGGGTTCCCTCTCGCGCCCGGGCGCGGTGCGGGCCCTGACCGGGGCCGCCGACCGGGAGGGCGCCGGTCTCGTCCTGCTCCGGAGTGCGGGCCGTGGTCGGGGTGAGGCGCTGCGGCTGGAGCGTACTGCCGCCTTCGCCCGGGCCCGCCACCTGGGTGCGGGCGCGGGGGAGCGGGACGCTTTGGTCGCACAGCTGTGGGGACTGCACCTGATGGACCGGGACGAGGTCCTGATCGCGCACGGGGAGTCGGGTGAGCGGCCTCCGAAGGACTGGCACAAGAAGATGCTCAAGGCGGAGCGGAACGAGGAGCGGTGGCGGATGGAGGCCGAGCGGTGGGAGCGCCGGATCCGGGCGTTGACCGGAGGGCGGCTGTCCCGGCTGTTGCTCGCTGTGCGGCGAGGGTGA
- the cimA gene encoding citramalate synthase, translating into MRNDSFHVFDTTLRDGAQREGINLRVSDKLAIAKLLDDFGVAFIEGGWPGANPKDTEFFQRASQELTLKHARLSAFGATRRAGVKAADDPQVAALRDSGASVVTLVAKSDDRHVERALRTTLDENLAMVADTVAHLHEHGQRVFVDCEHFFDGYRHNPEYALAVVRAAADAGADVVVLCDTNGGMLPSDVTRVVTEVLEATGARLGIHAQDDTGCAVANTLAAVDAGATHVQCTANGYGERVGNANLFSVVGALNLKRGMDVLPEGCMGEMTRVATAIAELVNLAPDTHQPYVGVSAFAHKAGLHASAIKVDPDLYQHTDPELVGNRMRMLVSDMAGRASIELKAQELGLDLAGDRDLSGRVVERVKSLELSGYSFEAADASLELLLREELGAPIRYFETESWRVITERRPAAGSSPLASDYESLSEATVKLDVKGERVIATSEGNGPVNALDRALRSSMESVYTALAGLELTDYKVRILEGSSGTNAITRILVTFSDGSGEWTTVGVGPNVVDASWVALEQAITYGLLRQGYPQG; encoded by the coding sequence ATGAGGAACGACAGTTTCCACGTCTTCGACACCACGCTGCGCGACGGAGCCCAGCGCGAGGGGATCAACCTTCGGGTCTCCGACAAGCTGGCCATCGCGAAGCTGCTCGACGACTTCGGAGTGGCGTTCATCGAGGGTGGGTGGCCCGGGGCCAACCCCAAGGACACCGAATTCTTTCAGCGGGCTTCACAAGAGCTGACGCTGAAGCACGCGCGACTCTCCGCGTTCGGGGCGACCCGCCGGGCCGGAGTGAAGGCCGCCGACGACCCTCAGGTGGCCGCACTGCGCGACAGCGGCGCGTCGGTCGTCACTCTTGTCGCCAAGAGTGACGACCGGCACGTCGAACGTGCCCTGCGCACGACCCTCGACGAGAACCTCGCCATGGTCGCCGACACCGTCGCCCACCTGCACGAACACGGGCAGCGTGTGTTCGTGGACTGCGAGCACTTCTTCGACGGCTACCGCCACAACCCCGAGTACGCGCTCGCCGTGGTGCGGGCCGCGGCCGACGCCGGGGCCGACGTGGTGGTGCTGTGCGACACCAACGGGGGCATGCTCCCCAGCGACGTCACCCGCGTGGTCACCGAGGTACTGGAGGCCACCGGCGCCCGCCTGGGCATCCACGCCCAGGACGACACCGGCTGCGCCGTCGCCAACACCCTCGCAGCCGTGGACGCGGGCGCCACACACGTGCAGTGCACCGCCAACGGCTACGGCGAGCGCGTGGGCAACGCCAACCTCTTCTCCGTGGTGGGCGCGCTCAACCTCAAACGGGGCATGGACGTGCTGCCCGAGGGCTGCATGGGTGAGATGACCCGGGTGGCCACCGCCATCGCCGAGCTCGTCAACCTCGCCCCCGACACCCACCAGCCCTACGTGGGGGTGTCGGCCTTCGCGCACAAGGCCGGGCTGCACGCCTCGGCCATCAAGGTCGACCCCGACCTGTACCAGCACACCGACCCCGAGCTGGTCGGCAACCGCATGCGCATGCTCGTCTCCGACATGGCCGGGCGCGCCTCCATCGAGCTCAAGGCCCAGGAGCTGGGCCTTGACCTGGCCGGAGACCGTGACCTGTCCGGGCGGGTCGTGGAGCGGGTCAAGAGCCTGGAACTGTCCGGCTACAGCTTCGAGGCGGCCGACGCCTCCCTGGAGCTGCTGCTGCGCGAGGAGCTCGGTGCCCCGATCCGCTACTTCGAGACCGAGTCCTGGCGGGTCATCACCGAGCGCCGCCCGGCGGCCGGGTCCAGCCCGCTGGCCAGCGACTACGAGAGCCTCAGCGAGGCCACGGTCAAGCTCGACGTCAAGGGTGAGCGCGTCATCGCCACCTCCGAGGGCAACGGACCGGTGAACGCGCTGGACCGGGCGCTGCGCAGTTCGATGGAGAGCGTCTACACCGCGCTGGCCGGGCTGGAGCTCACGGACTACAAGGTCCGCATCCTGGAGGGCTCCTCAGGCACCAACGCCATCACCCGGATCCTGGTCACCTTCAGCGACGGCAGCGGGGAGTGGACGACGGTGGGCGTGGGCCCGAACGTCGTGGACGCCTCGTGGGTGGCGCTGGAGCAGGCCATCACCTACGGGCTGCTGCGCCAGGGCTACCCGCAGGGCTGA
- a CDS encoding branched-chain amino acid aminotransferase: protein MDNNATTTGLTFDIQLSDRRKTPQEREALLENPGFGQVFTDHMVTIRYTEGKGWHDAKLEPYGPLSLDPATAALHYAQEIFEGLKAYRHPDGSLASFRPEANAARFNRSAARMAMPDLPEELFLKSIELLLEHDGEWVPSKEYFSLYLRPFMIATDVGLGVNNPSRSYVYLLIASPVGSYFSGGVKPVTVWLSKDFTRAAPGGTGAAKFAGNYAASFLAQAQAVEKGCDQVVWLDAREHRWVEEMGGMNLWFVFGEGENARLRTPPLTGTLLPGITRESLLTLAPDLGIPAEEEPLSIEEWRAAAESGEMTEVFACGTAAVVTPVGHVKSDDGEFTIGDGTPGPVTMRLREELVGLQTGLREDKHGWITRF from the coding sequence ATGGACAACAACGCCACCACCACTGGCTTGACGTTCGACATCCAGCTCTCCGACCGGCGGAAGACCCCGCAGGAGCGCGAGGCACTGCTGGAGAACCCCGGGTTCGGTCAGGTGTTCACCGACCACATGGTGACCATCCGCTACACCGAGGGCAAGGGCTGGCACGACGCCAAGCTGGAGCCGTACGGTCCGCTGAGCCTGGACCCGGCCACCGCTGCCCTGCACTACGCCCAGGAGATCTTCGAGGGGCTCAAGGCCTACCGCCACCCGGACGGTTCGCTCGCCTCCTTCCGCCCCGAGGCCAACGCGGCCCGCTTCAACCGCAGCGCTGCGCGGATGGCGATGCCGGACCTGCCCGAGGAGCTCTTCCTCAAGTCCATCGAGCTGCTCCTGGAGCACGACGGCGAGTGGGTGCCGTCCAAGGAGTACTTCAGCCTCTACCTGCGCCCGTTCATGATCGCCACCGACGTGGGCCTGGGGGTCAACAACCCCTCGCGCAGCTACGTCTACCTGCTCATCGCCTCGCCGGTGGGCTCCTACTTCTCCGGCGGCGTCAAGCCGGTGACGGTCTGGCTGTCCAAGGACTTCACCCGCGCCGCCCCGGGCGGCACCGGCGCCGCGAAGTTCGCGGGCAACTACGCCGCGAGCTTCCTGGCCCAGGCCCAGGCCGTGGAGAAGGGCTGCGACCAGGTCGTGTGGCTGGACGCCCGCGAGCACCGCTGGGTCGAGGAGATGGGCGGCATGAACCTGTGGTTCGTGTTCGGCGAGGGCGAGAACGCCCGCCTGCGCACGCCTCCGCTGACCGGCACCCTGCTGCCCGGCATCACCCGCGAGTCGCTGCTGACCCTCGCCCCGGACCTGGGTATCCCGGCCGAGGAGGAGCCGCTGTCCATCGAGGAGTGGAGGGCCGCCGCCGAGTCCGGTGAGATGACCGAGGTCTTCGCCTGCGGCACCGCCGCGGTGGTCACCCCGGTCGGCCACGTCAAGAGCGACGACGGCGAGTTCACCATCGGCGACGGCACGCCCGGCCCGGTCACCATGCGCCTGCGCGAGGAGCTGGTGGGCCTGCAGACCGGTCTGCGCGAGGACAAGCACGGCTGGATCACGCGCTTCTAG
- a CDS encoding 3-isopropylmalate dehydrogenase has protein sequence MAARTVKLAVIPGDGIGSEVVAEGLKVLGVAAAQFDLAVDTTEYELGAKLWHRTGETLPDSVAAELREQDAIYLGAVGDPSVPSGVLERGLLLRLRFDFDHYVNLRPVRLYPGVESPLAGVGPEDIDMLVVREGTEGPYAGAGGVLRKGTPHEIATQDSVNTRFGVERVVRFAFEKAAVRPRQKLTLVHKDNVLTFAGELWQRTVKEVGAEYPQVSVDYCHVDAAAMFFVNQPGRFDVVVTDNLFGDIITDIGAAITGGIGLAASGNINPDNTFPSMFEPVHGSAPDIAGQGKADPTATVLSAATMLDHLGVPEAARRIEAAVSADLKTRAQSGAVRSTTQIGDDLAARVAEQG, from the coding sequence ATGGCAGCTCGCACCGTGAAACTGGCCGTCATCCCGGGTGACGGGATCGGCTCCGAGGTGGTCGCCGAAGGTCTCAAGGTCCTGGGCGTCGCCGCCGCCCAGTTCGACCTGGCCGTCGACACCACCGAGTACGAGCTGGGCGCCAAGCTCTGGCACCGCACCGGTGAGACGCTGCCCGACTCCGTCGCCGCCGAGCTGCGCGAGCAGGACGCCATCTACCTGGGCGCCGTCGGCGACCCCTCCGTCCCCAGCGGGGTCTTGGAGCGCGGCCTGCTGCTGCGCCTGCGCTTCGACTTCGACCACTACGTCAACCTGCGCCCGGTGCGCCTGTACCCCGGCGTGGAGAGCCCGCTGGCGGGCGTGGGCCCCGAGGACATCGACATGCTGGTCGTGCGCGAGGGCACCGAGGGCCCCTACGCGGGCGCGGGCGGCGTGCTGCGCAAGGGCACCCCGCACGAGATCGCCACCCAGGACAGCGTGAACACCCGCTTCGGCGTCGAGCGCGTGGTCCGCTTCGCCTTCGAGAAGGCGGCGGTCCGCCCCCGCCAGAAGCTGACCCTGGTGCACAAGGACAACGTCCTCACCTTCGCCGGCGAGCTGTGGCAGCGCACCGTCAAGGAGGTCGGCGCCGAGTACCCGCAGGTGTCCGTGGACTACTGCCACGTCGACGCCGCGGCGATGTTCTTCGTCAACCAGCCCGGCCGCTTCGACGTGGTCGTCACCGACAACCTGTTCGGCGACATCATCACCGACATCGGCGCCGCCATCACCGGCGGCATCGGCCTGGCCGCCAGCGGTAACATCAACCCGGACAACACCTTCCCCAGCATGTTCGAGCCGGTCCACGGTTCCGCGCCGGACATCGCCGGCCAGGGCAAGGCCGACCCGACCGCCACGGTGCTCTCCGCCGCGACCATGCTGGACCACCTGGGTGTGCCCGAAGCCGCACGCCGTATCGAGGCCGCGGTCTCGGCGGACCTGAAGACCCGCGCCCAGAGCGGTGCGGTCCGGTCCACCACCCAGATCGGCGACGACCTCGCCGCGCGAGTAGCCGAGCAGGGCTGA
- a CDS encoding glycosyltransferase has product MTLVQGGPREERALADPGPRPLIRCNDYSVLEPPPLGGWDPVLSVSVVVPAYGGQEKLDLTLASLAAQSYPGHLMEVVVVDDGSEPALVLPPIRPENTRIVPSLPGGWARGHAVRSGAAASDADALLFLDADMIVFREHVEAQLRWHHLADYLAVTGHLRCVDYTPGSLTPTEVRGAVERGEPQTLVEGPGEELEWLGRAYKRTGNLKTGGHTAFRHFIGATGSVRRAFFEESGGAASELVLGEDTHLGYRFAQHGAVFVPELDTSSWHLGRPQMETRKEDGARFRYPFVGNRLPLVGDNRKRVGRQWQVPRVDAVVDTIGSGFEEVAQTVDALLGGDTADIRVRLVGEWGRVTPGRHGTVDDPAVDVRLVHENYRCEPRVEFVESEPAPDPDVPFRLRVGPGQPLARHAVEHMIKQADAAGAGLLRATAPGDDLGGPRLERTAAFARARRLGAGEHELDTMVDELFGTHWLDGQSQLFTPQDPIPETPSDWKEQLERAGARVEAQKVRVERLKHRFHWLTRSRTGRFLCRIIG; this is encoded by the coding sequence ATGACCCTTGTCCAAGGTGGTCCGCGCGAAGAGCGCGCACTCGCCGATCCCGGTCCGCGTCCGTTGATCCGGTGTAACGACTATTCGGTGTTGGAGCCGCCGCCGTTGGGTGGTTGGGATCCGGTGTTGTCGGTGAGTGTGGTGGTTCCGGCTTATGGCGGTCAGGAGAAGTTGGACCTGACGTTGGCGTCGTTGGCGGCGCAGAGTTATCCGGGTCACCTGATGGAGGTCGTGGTGGTGGATGACGGTAGTGAGCCCGCGTTGGTGCTCCCGCCGATCCGCCCCGAGAACACGCGGATCGTACCGAGTCTGCCCGGCGGCTGGGCCCGCGGTCATGCGGTGCGCTCCGGCGCGGCAGCGTCGGACGCAGACGCTCTGCTCTTCCTCGACGCGGACATGATCGTCTTCCGGGAGCACGTGGAGGCACAGCTGCGCTGGCACCACCTGGCCGACTACCTCGCCGTCACCGGGCATCTGCGCTGCGTTGACTACACACCGGGCTCCCTGACCCCGACCGAGGTCAGGGGGGCGGTGGAACGGGGGGAACCGCAGACCCTGGTCGAGGGGCCGGGTGAGGAGCTCGAGTGGCTGGGCAGGGCCTACAAGCGGACGGGGAATCTGAAAACCGGCGGGCACACGGCGTTCCGGCACTTTATCGGGGCCACCGGATCGGTGCGCCGCGCGTTCTTCGAGGAATCCGGCGGGGCGGCTTCCGAACTCGTCCTGGGCGAGGACACCCACCTCGGATACCGCTTCGCCCAGCACGGCGCCGTGTTCGTCCCCGAACTGGACACCAGCAGCTGGCATCTGGGCCGTCCGCAGATGGAGACCCGCAAAGAAGACGGCGCCCGCTTCCGGTACCCGTTCGTCGGTAACCGCCTCCCCCTGGTCGGTGACAACCGCAAACGCGTTGGTCGGCAGTGGCAGGTGCCCCGGGTCGACGCGGTGGTCGACACCATCGGCAGCGGTTTCGAAGAGGTGGCGCAGACGGTGGACGCTCTGTTGGGCGGTGACACCGCCGACATCCGTGTCCGGTTGGTGGGGGAGTGGGGTCGGGTCACGCCGGGGCGGCACGGCACGGTCGACGATCCGGCGGTGGACGTGCGGCTGGTGCACGAGAACTACCGGTGCGAGCCCCGGGTGGAGTTCGTCGAGTCCGAACCGGCCCCTGACCCCGACGTGCCCTTCCGGCTACGGGTGGGTCCCGGACAACCGCTGGCCCGGCACGCCGTGGAACACATGATCAAACAGGCGGACGCGGCGGGCGCGGGACTGCTGCGAGCCACCGCCCCCGGAGACGACCTCGGCGGCCCCCGGCTGGAGCGCACCGCGGCCTTCGCCCGCGCGCGTCGGCTGGGGGCGGGGGAACACGAGCTCGACACCATGGTGGACGAGCTCTTCGGTACGCACTGGCTCGACGGCCAGAGCCAGCTGTTCACACCGCAGGACCCGATACCGGAGACCCCGTCGGACTGGAAGGAACAGCTGGAGCGGGCGGGTGCCCGGGTCGAGGCGCAGAAGGTTCGAGTGGAGCGGCTGAAGCATCGGTTCCACTGGTTGACCAGGAGCCGGACTGGACGGTTCCTGTGCCGGATCATTGGTTGA
- a CDS encoding carbohydrate ABC transporter permease, which translates to MSAGPVSERRAASRPTPTSSHKRAGPGRDALLAWGFLGPSVVIFALFLVYPLGRTVYLSMHGNDIIGQPNRFVGLSHFAEMASPEFGRILFTTLVFTLGVVVPGVVGALVVVLLMEGVLRGQKFLRGAFALPFAFSVASASVIFAVFYSPGNSVLNGILYRMGLDQVPWLTSQEMALWSVALTTVWMNLGYGVLVLAAGIGSIPKEVNEAARIDGATGPRLAWDVTVPMLGPQLFFLIVISTINALQSFGQIHILTAGGPVGSTTTLVYSIYQDAFAYGTSDFGRASAQALVLLVVVLVCTLVQFGVIERKVHYS; encoded by the coding sequence GTGAGCGCCGGCCCGGTGTCCGAACGCCGCGCCGCGTCGCGACCCACCCCCACGTCCTCACACAAACGCGCCGGTCCGGGCCGGGACGCGCTCCTCGCATGGGGCTTCCTCGGTCCCTCCGTGGTGATCTTCGCGCTCTTCCTGGTCTATCCCCTGGGCCGCACCGTCTACCTGTCGATGCACGGCAACGACATCATCGGCCAGCCCAACCGCTTCGTCGGCCTGAGCCACTTCGCCGAGATGGCCTCGCCCGAGTTCGGCCGGATCCTGTTCACCACCCTGGTGTTCACCCTCGGGGTCGTGGTTCCCGGAGTCGTCGGCGCTCTCGTGGTGGTCCTCCTGATGGAGGGGGTCCTGCGCGGCCAGAAGTTCCTGCGCGGCGCCTTCGCCCTGCCCTTCGCGTTCTCCGTGGCCAGCGCCTCGGTGATCTTCGCTGTCTTCTACAGCCCGGGTAACAGCGTCCTCAACGGCATCCTCTACCGCATGGGCCTCGACCAGGTCCCCTGGCTGACCTCCCAGGAGATGGCCCTGTGGTCGGTCGCCCTCACCACGGTGTGGATGAACCTCGGCTACGGCGTCCTCGTGCTCGCCGCCGGGATCGGCTCGATCCCCAAGGAGGTCAACGAGGCCGCCCGTATCGACGGCGCCACCGGGCCGCGCCTGGCCTGGGACGTCACCGTCCCCATGCTCGGGCCACAGCTCTTCTTCCTGATCGTCATCTCCACGATCAACGCGCTCCAGAGCTTCGGCCAGATCCACATCCTCACCGCGGGCGGGCCGGTCGGCTCCACGACCACCCTCGTCTACTCCATCTACCAGGACGCCTTCGCCTACGGCACCAGTGACTTCGGCCGAGCCAGCGCTCAGGCGCTCGTCCTGCTCGTGGTGGTTCTGGTGTGCACCCTGGTCCAGTTCGGTGTCATCGAGCGGAAGGTGCACTACTCATGA
- a CDS encoding ABC transporter substrate-binding protein, with product MKRSPRRRGVKTAALLTSLGLVLSACSDDGGGGGGSDLTAPGPQVLDGLDEAVQVEFWHSMDATNGQVLDGLIDEFNAQNEGRIEVTGSFQGNYDEALASHRAAIQQGDTAELIMIYDLGTQFMIDSAQTVPAQSFVDEDDYDTSPIEDALLNYFTVEGDLRSFPFNNSTPLMYVNRDAFEEAGLDPDSPPADLAEIREAAEQLTVTDDDGTVVQYGFGAAVYGWFIEQFMARAATPYCDNSNGRDGRATEVLFDDPKIVELVEWWEEMIEDDLAVQIGRNTDDGQAAFTSGRAAMTLESTGSLGGFIEQSDFEVGAGYFPLISADDPGGSIIGGASLWINGEGHTPEEIRGSWEFVQFLLTPESQSVWHAGTGYLAVNTEGYDGPEASERAEEFPQFSVAANQLADSEINENTAGCMMGVMSEARVAAEEGWEAALTSDTSAEEAMSNAAAGVSRTIEEYNDSVGD from the coding sequence ATGAAACGTTCCCCCCGACGTCGCGGTGTGAAGACCGCAGCCCTGCTCACGAGCCTGGGCCTGGTCCTCAGCGCCTGCTCCGATGACGGTGGCGGCGGTGGCGGCAGCGACCTCACCGCCCCCGGCCCGCAGGTCCTGGACGGCCTCGACGAGGCGGTCCAGGTCGAGTTCTGGCACAGCATGGACGCCACCAACGGCCAGGTGCTGGACGGGCTGATCGATGAGTTCAACGCCCAGAACGAGGGCCGGATCGAAGTGACCGGCTCCTTCCAGGGCAACTACGACGAGGCGCTGGCCAGCCACCGCGCCGCGATCCAGCAGGGCGACACCGCCGAGCTGATCATGATCTACGACCTCGGTACGCAGTTCATGATCGACTCCGCGCAGACCGTGCCCGCGCAGTCCTTCGTCGACGAGGACGACTACGACACGTCCCCGATCGAGGACGCGCTGCTCAACTACTTCACGGTCGAGGGCGACCTGCGGTCGTTCCCCTTCAACAACTCCACCCCGCTCATGTACGTCAACCGGGACGCCTTCGAGGAGGCCGGACTCGACCCGGACTCCCCGCCCGCCGACCTCGCCGAGATCCGTGAGGCCGCCGAACAGCTCACCGTCACCGACGACGACGGCACCGTGGTCCAGTACGGCTTCGGCGCCGCCGTGTACGGCTGGTTCATCGAGCAGTTCATGGCGCGCGCCGCCACCCCCTACTGCGACAACTCCAACGGCCGCGACGGCCGCGCCACCGAGGTGCTCTTCGACGACCCGAAGATCGTGGAGCTCGTCGAGTGGTGGGAGGAGATGATCGAGGACGACCTGGCGGTGCAGATCGGCCGCAACACCGACGACGGCCAAGCCGCCTTCACCTCCGGCCGCGCCGCGATGACCCTGGAGTCCACCGGTTCCCTGGGCGGGTTCATCGAACAGTCCGACTTCGAGGTCGGCGCCGGGTACTTCCCGCTGATCAGCGCGGACGACCCGGGCGGCTCGATCATCGGCGGCGCTTCGCTGTGGATCAACGGCGAGGGGCACACCCCCGAGGAGATCCGCGGGTCCTGGGAGTTCGTCCAGTTCCTGCTGACCCCGGAGTCCCAGTCGGTCTGGCACGCGGGAACCGGATACCTGGCGGTCAACACCGAGGGCTACGACGGCCCGGAGGCCAGTGAGCGCGCCGAGGAGTTCCCGCAGTTCTCCGTGGCCGCCAACCAGCTGGCGGACTCCGAGATCAACGAGAACACCGCGGGTTGCATGATGGGCGTGATGTCCGAGGCCCGGGTCGCCGCTGAGGAGGGCTGGGAGGCCGCCCTGACCAGCGACACCTCCGCCGAGGAGGCCATGTCCAACGCGGCCGCCGGGGTGTCCCGCACCATCGAGGAGTACAACGATTCGGTGGGCGACTAG